The genomic DNA CCAAGGTGTTCTTGATGTCGGAAAGATAGCTGAGGAAGTACCCGCCGCCTTTTTCGGAGTGATAGAAGATGGCGCAGTACTCGGATCCATACCGTCCATTGGACGCACCGGGCTGGCTCGTCATGAGTTCACATGCGCTCGAAGCCAGATCTTCCAGTTTCGGGTAGGGACCCGCCAGGGGACCATCGACCTGGAGCGAGCCATTAGGCAGACGGCGTACCCGTACATTGGGATTGGTCGCGCAGTCCGCGGTCAGCAGCAGTCCTAGCGCAAGCATTGCGCGCCATGTAGAGCCTGGCGCCTCGGGGTCAAGCGGCATGTGACGGAAGCTAGCACGCGAAGTGAACTCCTCATGTGAGGAGAATCCTCTCGTCGGGTGGCCGCGGGCGGACATCCGCGTTGCCTCCCCGGGTACACGCTTGTACAGTGCCCGCCCTCATGAAGCCTGAGAAGGAAGAGGGGGCTTTCACCGGGTCCCGGCGCAAGCCCTGGACGGGGCCTCGCGGCCTCGAGGCCGTCCTCCAGGGCTGGCGCGACAACAAGAAGCTGTGGCCCGACATCGTCCTGGATGAGGTGACGCCCGCCCGCCCTGGCGCCCATGCCCCCATTCCCGAGGGCGTGGCTCCCCAGGTGCGCGAGGCCCTGCGCCGCCGGGGCATCGAGCAGCTCTTCTCCCACCAGGCCCAGTCCTTCGAGCTCGCCCGCTCTGGCCAGAACCTGGTCATCGCCACCCCCACGGCCTCGGGCAAGAGCCTCTGCTACAACCTGCCCCTGCTGGATCGCTTCGCCCGCGAGCCCCAGGCGCGCGCCCTCTACCTGTTTCCCACCAAGGCGCTCTCGCGCGATCAGGAAGAGTCCCTGCGCGTCTTCATGCGCGAGGCGGGCCTGGAGCACGGCGCCATCACCTTCGACGGCGACACCCCGGCGGATGCCCGGCGCGCGGCTCGCGAGCGCAGCGGCGTGCTGCTCACCAACCCGGACATGCTGCACACCGGGATTCTTCCCCACCACGCGAACTGGGCCCGGCTCTTCTCCAACCTGCGCTACGTCGTCATCGACGAGCTGCACACCTACCGGGGCGTCTTCGGCTCGCACCTGGCCAACGTGCTGCGCCGGTTGCAGCGGGTGGCGGCCTTCCATGGCTCGTCGCCCACCTTCATCCTGGCCTCGGCCACCATCGGCAACCCCAAGGCCCACGCCGAGCGGATGCTGGGCCGCGAGGTAGCGCTCGTCTCCGAGAGCGGTGCTCCCTCGGGTGAGCGCCGCGTCATGGTCTACAACCCGCCCGTGGTGAACGCGGAGCTGGGCATCCGCGCCAGCTACCTCAAGAGCGCCGTGCGGCTGACGGCGGACCTGGTGCGCGCCGAGGTGTCCACGCTCCTCTTCGGCCAGTCGCGCAACTCCGTGGAGGTGATGCTCAAGTACCTCCGGGACCGGTTCATCGAGGAGAAGATGGACCCCTCGCTCATCCAGGGCTACCGGGGGGGCTACCTGCCCGGCACGCGCCGCGCCACCGAGGCCGCCATGCGCGCGGGCGAGGTGCGCTGCGTGGTGGCCACCAACGCGCTGGAGCTCGGCATCGACATCGGCTCGCTCGACGCGGTGGTGTGCGCGGGCTACCCGGGCTCCGTGGCGGCGCTGATGCAGCGCTTCGGCCGCGCGGGCCGCCGGGGCTCGGGCAGTCTCGCCCTGCTCGTCACCTCCAGCGCGCCCCTGGATCAATACCTCGCGGCGGATCCTCGCTCGCTCACGGGCGCTCCGGTGGAGCACGCGCGCATCGATCCGGACAACGTGGAGATCCTGGTGCAGCACCTCAAGTGCGCCTCCTTCGAGCTGCCCTTCGAGGAGGGAGACACCTTTGGGGACGTGCCGGGCGAGTCCGTCGCGGACGCGCTCGGCTTCCTCGCCCAGCATCAGGTGGTGCACCCCACGCCCGGCGCCGACGGCCGCCGCATGTTCCACTGGTCCTCGGATGCGTACCCGGCCAACCACGTCTCGCTGCGCAGCGTGGGCTGGGACAACGTGGTCATCATCGAGCTGGGCACGGACCGCACGCTCGCGGAGATGGACTTCCGCTCGGCGCACACCATGTTGCACGAGCAGGCCATCTACCAGCACGAGGCCGAGCAGTATCAGGTCGAGCGCTTCGACTACGACAACCACAAGGCCTACGTGCGCAAGGTGGCGCCCGACTACTTCACCGACGCGATGACGTACGTGCGCGTGAACGTCATCCAGGAGGATCAGGGCGCCGCCATGGGCTCCACGCTCCAGGCGGGCATGGGCGAGGTGAGCGTCATCGAGAAGGTGGTGGGCTACAAGAAGATCAAGTTCCACACCCACGAGAACGTGGGCTACGGCGAGGTGGCGCTGCCCGAGATGCAGATGCACACCACCGCGCTCTGGCTCACCGTGCCCGAGAGCGTGGTGCGCGCGATGGGGGCGCCGCGGCCCGCCGTCATCGACGCGCTCCGGGGCCTCACCACCGCGCTGCGCACCGTGGCGTGCGTGGGGCTGATGATCGACCCGAGGGATCTGGGCAAGACGCTCGGGAGCAAGGACGACGCGGAGGGGCCTCCCCGCAAGGACGGGGGCGTGGGCTTCGATCCGACGATGTTCCTCTACGACAACATCCCGGGCGGCGTGGGGCTGGCCGCGCGCCTGTTCGACCAGCGCGAGGAACTGCTGCGTCGCGCGCGGCGCCTGGTGGAGGCGTGCGTGTGCGAGGAGGGTTGCCCCGCGTGCATTGGTCCCGTGGCGGGCGGCATGCCGGGCAGCGCGCCGGTGGATAGCCACCCCCGCAAGCGGCTCGCGCTGGAGATTCTCTCGGCGCTCGGCGTCGTGGCCCTGCAGTAGGCGAGGTGCACCGTGGACTTGAAGCGCAAGCTGGCTCGGCTTGGCGGCGTGGGTCCCGGTGGCAAGCCGGGCGCGGGGCCTTCCGCCCTGCCCGAGGCCCCGGTGGCGCCCGCGCCGCCCGTGCCCGTCGAGGTGCCTCGCGCGGAGCCGGACCCTCGCGTGGTCGCGCTGCGCCGGATGTTGGGCGAGCTGGCCGAGCGTCAGGGCGCGGCTTCCGTCGCCCGCCGGGGTATCCCCGAGGCGCCGCGCCCGGGTCCTCTTCCCGCCGAGCCCCGGACCACCCCGCACGGGGTCGTCCACGTCGCCGAGCAACTGCTGTCCGAGGACGCGCACCATGGCCGGGCGCCGCTCGCCGAGGCGCTGGACGTGGAGGCGTCCCTGGTGGCCGCGCTCGCGTTGCAGCCGGGACTCGCGGGCGTGGATTTCCGGCGCATGCTCTTCCTGGACACGGAGACCACGGGGCTCGCGGGTGGCACGGGCACCGTGCCCTTCCTGGTGGGCCTGGCCTGGTTCGAGGGCCGACGGCTGCGCGTGCACCAGCTCTTCCTGCGCCGGCTGGGCGAGGAGACGCCGATGCTGCGGCTGCTCGCCGAGCGCATGGCGGGGTCCTCCTGCCTGGTGACGTTCAACGGCAAGAGCTTCGACTGGCCCCTGCTGCGCACGCGCTTCGTCCTCAATCGGGTGCCCGTCCCTCCGGAGCTGCCTCACCTGGACCTGCTGCACTGCGCGCGCCGGGTCTTCAAACACCGGGGCTCGGGGACTCGGCTGGTGCACCTGGAGGAGCAGGTGCTCGACTACCACCGGGTCGGGGACGTGGACGGCTCCCTCATCCCCGAGCTGTATTTCCGCTTCCTGCGCGGAGGGGATGGCTCGGCCCTGACGCCCGTGCTGGAGCACAACGCGAAGGATCTGTTGCTGCTGGCGGCGCTCCTGGGGCTGCTGGTGAGGCGCTTCCGGGCGAGTGGCGCCGAGGGGGCGGACCCCCGGGACTTGCTGGGCTTCGCGGGCGTGGCGCTCCGGGCCCGGGACTACGCGCGGGCGCATGACTTCGCCCGGGCCGCCGCGGCGGGAGACTCGGGGGGCCCGGTGGGGACCGAGGCGCTCGCGCTCGCCTCGCGCCTGGCTCGCCGGGGCGGGGATGACCGGACGGCGGTGGCGAATCTGCAA from Melittangium boletus DSM 14713 includes the following:
- a CDS encoding DEAD/DEAH box helicase; amino-acid sequence: MKPEKEEGAFTGSRRKPWTGPRGLEAVLQGWRDNKKLWPDIVLDEVTPARPGAHAPIPEGVAPQVREALRRRGIEQLFSHQAQSFELARSGQNLVIATPTASGKSLCYNLPLLDRFAREPQARALYLFPTKALSRDQEESLRVFMREAGLEHGAITFDGDTPADARRAARERSGVLLTNPDMLHTGILPHHANWARLFSNLRYVVIDELHTYRGVFGSHLANVLRRLQRVAAFHGSSPTFILASATIGNPKAHAERMLGREVALVSESGAPSGERRVMVYNPPVVNAELGIRASYLKSAVRLTADLVRAEVSTLLFGQSRNSVEVMLKYLRDRFIEEKMDPSLIQGYRGGYLPGTRRATEAAMRAGEVRCVVATNALELGIDIGSLDAVVCAGYPGSVAALMQRFGRAGRRGSGSLALLVTSSAPLDQYLAADPRSLTGAPVEHARIDPDNVEILVQHLKCASFELPFEEGDTFGDVPGESVADALGFLAQHQVVHPTPGADGRRMFHWSSDAYPANHVSLRSVGWDNVVIIELGTDRTLAEMDFRSAHTMLHEQAIYQHEAEQYQVERFDYDNHKAYVRKVAPDYFTDAMTYVRVNVIQEDQGAAMGSTLQAGMGEVSVIEKVVGYKKIKFHTHENVGYGEVALPEMQMHTTALWLTVPESVVRAMGAPRPAVIDALRGLTTALRTVACVGLMIDPRDLGKTLGSKDDAEGPPRKDGGVGFDPTMFLYDNIPGGVGLAARLFDQREELLRRARRLVEACVCEEGCPACIGPVAGGMPGSAPVDSHPRKRLALEILSALGVVALQ
- a CDS encoding ribonuclease H-like domain-containing protein → MDLKRKLARLGGVGPGGKPGAGPSALPEAPVAPAPPVPVEVPRAEPDPRVVALRRMLGELAERQGAASVARRGIPEAPRPGPLPAEPRTTPHGVVHVAEQLLSEDAHHGRAPLAEALDVEASLVAALALQPGLAGVDFRRMLFLDTETTGLAGGTGTVPFLVGLAWFEGRRLRVHQLFLRRLGEETPMLRLLAERMAGSSCLVTFNGKSFDWPLLRTRFVLNRVPVPPELPHLDLLHCARRVFKHRGSGTRLVHLEEQVLDYHRVGDVDGSLIPELYFRFLRGGDGSALTPVLEHNAKDLLLLAALLGLLVRRFRASGAEGADPRDLLGFAGVALRARDYARAHDFARAAAAGDSGGPVGTEALALASRLARRGGDDRTAVANLQRALASARADQTGPLHLSLAKLYEHGLKDLPRALHHARLATPAESGEALRRRVERLERKLSRVARTPTLDWGEPR